The genomic region ATAGGATTTCTTTTCGAATTTCTTCGGGGTTTTGAGTAAGAATTAAGAGCAAGAGAACCTTTAGAGATAGGGTAAAAGAATCGGTTTTAACTTATCGACCCAGATCTTATACGCGTTTTCGTTAAGATGGATCTTATCTTGTTCCAACCAAAATTCGGGGCGCAAAGCCGGTCGATCCTTTTCCCTGAGCCATTGCCAGTTGTCCAAAAAGACCACATTCTTATAGGATTGTGCGATCGAAACCCAGGTAAGATTGATCACCGGGGAAATACTATTTAAACTCTGCGTACGAACGGGTGGAATTCCCAAAATAACGATCTTCGTATTCGGAAGAGATTTATTGAGTTTATCCAGAATACGAACCAGATTGTTTTCGATCAGATAAAGACATTTTCCGTGAATCAGATCGTTTCCTCCGATCTCCAAAACGATCGCCTTCGGGTTCAAAACGACAACGTCTTCTTCCAATCTTTCCAGAAGAAGTTCTGTCATATCCCCGCCGATTCCACGATTGACCGCGCCCGGAAATTCCTTGGAAAGAATCTCGTTCGGAAATAACTGAATTAGGGAATTTCCTACGAAAACGACGTTTGCCGTTTTGATTCTCTGATTCTCTTCTCGATAGATCTTTCGCATCGTCGACCAGAGATTTCTGTATTGTTCGAATTTTTCGGAGGATCGATAACCGACCCCAGCCCAACATTCGAAGTTGGAGCTGGTATAATCCGTGTATGATTTTTTAATCAGGTAGGAACAGGAAGAGAAAAGAAAAAGCAAAGAAAGCGAAAAGAAATACTTTGCCAAAGACCTTTTACTGCTCCTGCGGTTCTTTCATGTGAAAACGTTTGTGCCAATCCGCGATCTGCGCTTGCAGATAATCTTCCGAGTCGCAAATTCTGAACTCGATCGGATTGTTGGAGGCGGTATCAATCAGCTTGGCTTCTATGTAACCGTTCTTCAGCTTATTGATTTCTATTTTATATTTCATCCATTAAACTCCAGTAATGTCAGATTTTTAGATTGACCCAGGCTTTCAACCGATTCTAAAAAAAACGAAATACCCTTTTTAAGACTCAAAAGAAGAATTTCTAACTCCGACATTTCCATATACTTTTTCAAATTTTTTCTTCGAATTTTCCAAATTGAAAGACGCATAACGTGCATCATCTTGTAAAATCGAAATTTTTATTTTTCGCCTAAGCAGTGTTTGAAACCGAACTCCGTTCTCCAAAATTCCCCCTCGGGACGCTGTCGAATCCGGAATCCGTGTAACAATCTACATTGTCTTCAGACTCAATTTAATAAAAAAAAGTTGCCGGGAAAGCGTAAAAAATACCAAAAACAGGTTTTTTTGGTCGTTTATTCGCACCACAAACTTAAGATTTTTTGAATTTATAGAGCTCCGGGAAATTTTTCTCCGAGTACAGAGAATCGATTTCGGAATCTTCGGGAAGAATTCCCCCGTCCGCGAGCTCCGGAACAAAACCGGCGTCTCGGATCATGGAAATTGTTTCCGTCATCTCCGAACCTTTCACGTTCAGATAACCTGCGGAGAACAAAGAATTTGCCGCAAATAATGCCGTCGCGGAAAGACTTCTGAGATGCCCTTCCCTTCCCGCCGCGATTCTGATTTCCGAGTCCGGATTTACCAAACGGAAAAGACAAAGAATTCTCACACAAAGTTCCGGCGTCAAGACGCTCGGGTTTTTGATCGCGTGTCCTTTTACGGGAATAAAAAAGTTCACCGGAATTGAAATCACTCGAAAGGATTTGAGTTCAAAGGCGACGTCCACGATGTCGCGCAGCGTTTCTCCCATTCCTACGATTACACCGCTACACATTCCGATTCCGGCCTTGGAAACGGAACCGAGCGTTTCCGCTCTTTGAGAATACGTATGTGTGTCGCAGATTTCGGGATAATGATTTTCCGAAGTGTTGAGATTGTGATTGTATCGATCGAGCCCGGCCGCTTTTAAAAGCTGAGCCTTGTCCTCGTCCAGAAGTCCCGCGGAAAGACAGACCTTCATTCCGAGTTCGTTCGTGATTCTTTGAATCGTAGAAGCGAGTTTTTCGGTGGTGGGTCGATTGGGTCCGGTTCCCGAAGTGACCATACAAAAACGATACGCGCCGTTTTCTTTCGCCTTCACGGCGTCTTCGAAGATTTCGGTTTCGGACTTCATCGGATATTCCTGAACACCGGAGTTCGCGTTCTTTCTTTGAGCGCAGTATCCGCAATCTTCCGGGCAGTACCCGTTTTTGATATTGTCTAAAATATGAATTCTTACTTTATTCTCGAAGTACCGATTTCTTTCCTGAAAGGCCTTGTCCAAACAAGTCGTTAACGGAACGGAACCGTTTAGAATCTCGAGGCCTTCTTCTCTTGTGACGACGCTCGGAACTTCGGAGAATATTTTTTCGGC from Leptospira kmetyi serovar Malaysia str. Bejo-Iso9 harbors:
- the bioB gene encoding biotin synthase BioB, with the protein product MSTTVKTAEKIFSEVPSVVTREEGLEILNGSVPLTTCLDKAFQERNRYFENKVRIHILDNIKNGYCPEDCGYCAQRKNANSGVQEYPMKSETEIFEDAVKAKENGAYRFCMVTSGTGPNRPTTEKLASTIQRITNELGMKVCLSAGLLDEDKAQLLKAAGLDRYNHNLNTSENHYPEICDTHTYSQRAETLGSVSKAGIGMCSGVIVGMGETLRDIVDVAFELKSFRVISIPVNFFIPVKGHAIKNPSVLTPELCVRILCLFRLVNPDSEIRIAAGREGHLRSLSATALFAANSLFSAGYLNVKGSEMTETISMIRDAGFVPELADGGILPEDSEIDSLYSEKNFPELYKFKKS
- a CDS encoding GDSL-type esterase/lipase family protein — encoded protein: MAKYFFSLSLLFLFSSCSYLIKKSYTDYTSSNFECWAGVGYRSSEKFEQYRNLWSTMRKIYREENQRIKTANVVFVGNSLIQLFPNEILSKEFPGAVNRGIGGDMTELLLERLEEDVVVLNPKAIVLEIGGNDLIHGKCLYLIENNLVRILDKLNKSLPNTKIVILGIPPVRTQSLNSISPVINLTWVSIAQSYKNVVFLDNWQWLREKDRPALRPEFWLEQDKIHLNENAYKIWVDKLKPILLPYL